The nucleotide sequence CGGAGTCTCGCTGGCGCGTGCGCTGCGTCCCGGGCTGAAGGTCCACGGCCGGCTGCTGGACGGCCCCGCCCACGCGGCCCTCGTCCACGCCGCCGCGGACGCCGAGGTGATCGTGGTCGGCGGACGCGACGAACCGGCACCGGGCTCGACGGCGCTGCGGCTGCCCGAGCACGCGGACCGTCCCGTCGTCGTGGTCCGCCCGGCCGGGCGGCGGTCCGGCGAGATCGTGGCCGGAGCCGACGGCTCGGCGGCCGGTGACGCGGCCCTCGGGTTCGCGTTCGAGGAGGCGGCGCTGCGCGGCCGGTGCGTCCGCGCCGTGTACGGCTGCTGGGAACCGGGCGCCGGCGGGGGCCGGGACCTCGCGCTGTTCCACGACGCCGACGCCGTCCGCCGTGAGCGCGGCGCGCTGCTCGAACGCGCCGTCGCCCCGTGGCTCGCCAAGTACCCGCAGGTCGACGCGCGGACGTCGCTGGTGGTGGAGCCGCCGCGCAAGGCCCTGCTGGACGCCGCGCAGACCGCCGCCCTGGTCGTCGTCGGCGACCGGGGGACGGGCGGCTTCGACGCGCTGCGGCTCGGCACGACGAGCGGGACCGTCCTGCGGTACGCGCCGTGCGCCGTCGCCGTCGTCCCCTCGCTCCGCGCCGGCCGGCCGAGCGGGCGGGAGTGACCATGACGGACGAGCAGAGGCCGCGCGGCGTCGTCGTCGGATACGACGGTTCCGCGGCGAGCGAGACGGCGCTGCGGTGGGCGGCGCGCGAGGCCCGGCTGCGCGGGCTGCCGCTGACGGTCTGCCACGCCTGGGAGATCTTCATGGCCGCCGGGCCGATGGCGTTCCCGGTCGCGGACCTGGAGGCGGCGGCGCGCGAGGTGCTGTCCGGCGGTGCGGAGCACGCCCGCGCGCTGCACCCGGACGTCCACGCCGAACTCGGGCGCGGACCCGCCGCGCAGATCCTGCTGCGGGCCGCCGAGCGGGCCGACCTGCTGGTGGTCGGGTCGCGCGGGCACGGCGGGTTCGCCGGGCTCCTGCTCGGCGCGGTGCCCGCGCAGGTCGCGGGCCACGCGCCCTGCCCGGTCGTGGTGGTGCGCGCGGACGGCCCGGCCGGGGACGGCCCGTTCGGGACGGTCGTGGTCGGCGTCGACGGTTCGGCGTCGTCGCCGGAGGCGCTGGCGGCGGCGTTCGCCGTGGCGGACGCGCGCGGCGCGCCGCTGGTCGCCTTGCTGGCCCGGCCCGCCGCCGAGGCGTTCGGGACGTTCGGGCCGCTGGTGGACGCCGACGGCATCGCCGGTCTGGCCGCCGAAGGACTCGCCCGCCTGCTCGACCCGTGGCGGGCCGAGTATCCGAAGGTGGCGGTGCAGTCGGAGGTGGTGACGGGAGCACCGCGCGACGTCCTGCTCGCCGCCGCGAAAGACGCGGGACTCATCGTCGTCGGGTCGCGCGGCACCGGC is from Actinomadura rubteroloni and encodes:
- a CDS encoding universal stress protein, whose product is MSPGTSVVVGYDGSEESERALAWAAEEAALRRLPLTVCHAWHWPYPVTYIDHEGTAIVRRMGQHVLDHGVSLARALRPGLKVHGRLLDGPAHAALVHAAADAEVIVVGGRDEPAPGSTALRLPEHADRPVVVVRPAGRRSGEIVAGADGSAAGDAALGFAFEEAALRGRCVRAVYGCWEPGAGGGRDLALFHDADAVRRERGALLERAVAPWLAKYPQVDARTSLVVEPPRKALLDAAQTAALVVVGDRGTGGFDALRLGTTSGTVLRYAPCAVAVVPSLRAGRPSGRE
- a CDS encoding universal stress protein, which encodes MTDEQRPRGVVVGYDGSAASETALRWAAREARLRGLPLTVCHAWEIFMAAGPMAFPVADLEAAAREVLSGGAEHARALHPDVHAELGRGPAAQILLRAAERADLLVVGSRGHGGFAGLLLGAVPAQVAGHAPCPVVVVRADGPAGDGPFGTVVVGVDGSASSPEALAAAFAVADARGAPLVALLARPAAEAFGTFGPLVDADGIAGLAAEGLARLLDPWRAEYPKVAVQSEVVTGAPRDVLLAAAKDAGLIVVGSRGTGGFRGLLLGSVSEALLHHAPCPVAVAPARTTPRRERRTE